ATAAGTATTTCAGTCAAACTACCTTGGCGATCAACCAGTAATGAAATATCACGTGCTTTTTTCATTTCTGCCATCGCTTGCATTGCCTGTGTCGGAGCAATTAAATCAAAACCATTCATCTGAACGGCGACATCACCAGTTTTTAAGCCGGCAAGTTTGAAAAACTCAGGTTTTTTACCTGGTCGAAGGGTGTAACCTATTATATTTCCGTCTTTACGTTTCGGTGAGATTCGTAAATAGTCGCCTATTTTTGTCGGATCTTTAGAAAATTCAGATCGTAGGTTTGTCGCTGTTGCGGTTAATGCTTTATTGTCTCTTTGATCAACAACACCCAAATCTGAAGATTTAGGTCCCACTGTGGACCGAGTTTTTCTTGAGGTTGCTTTGTTAGCAAACTCTCTTGCTGGCTGACCATAATCAAAACCATCAAGCATCAAAGTTTCTAGCCGACCTGAGTGCTTAATTATCACTCGATCTATTAATACTTGTTCAAGATTAGCGCGTGTACCAATGATGATATCGCCAATACCATAGGTATCTTGCTTACCTTGGTTTTCAATGATCGCTGCAGCAATAGATTTTTCATCACTTGCGACCAGACCAGTCAGTG
The DNA window shown above is from Colwellia psychrerythraea 34H and carries:
- the gspC gene encoding type II secretion system protein GspC, encoding MTAFASLFTQLGHRRVAQSVMVLLVVYIAYVCANITWSLVSQTQSSQNTSVNGNTKSVNSNKVKKAIDVAKIQSLNLFGQYNENSDQATEIEMANVPETQLNLTLTGLVASDEKSIAAAIIENQGKQDTYGIGDIIIGTRANLEQVLIDRVIIKHSGRLETLMLDGFDYGQPAREFANKATSRKTRSTVGPKSSDLGVVDQRDNKALTATATNLRSEFSKDPTKIGDYLRISPKRKDGNIIGYTLRPGKKPEFFKLAGLKTGDVAVQMNGFDLIAPTQAMQAMAEMKKARDISLLVDRQGSLTEILISLD